From a single Vitis vinifera cultivar Pinot Noir 40024 chromosome 18, ASM3070453v1 genomic region:
- the LOC100242548 gene encoding laccase-14-like codes for MEMINTSLRSGGDPKTADAFTINGQPGDLYNCSKEGTFRMTVDHGRTYLLRIINSIMNDEMFFMVAHHNLIVVGIHGPYIKPIRTSYIMIIPGQTMDVLIKANQSPSQYYMASRAYAGVVYGNTTTTAILQYSGNYTAPSTLLFPNLPNFTDIDSATNFTERLARTIQ; via the exons ATGGAGATGATCAACACTTCCCTTAGAAGTGGTGGAGATCCCAAGACAGCAGATGCTTTCACCATCAATGGCCAACCAGGAGATTTATACAATTGTTCCAAAGAAG GGACATTCAGAATGACCGTTGATCATGGCCGGACTTATCTCCTTCGCATCATCAATTCTATTATGAATGATGAAATGTTCTTCATGGTTGCTCATCATAACTTGATTGTTGTCGGTATTCATGGCCCTTACATTAAGCCCATAAGGACCAGCTATATCATGATAATCCCAGGACAAACCATGGATGTTCTTATCAAAGCGAATCAGTCACCTAGTCAGTACTATATGGCATCTAGGGCATATGCCGGTGTGGTATATGGAAACACTACCACAACTGCAATCCTGCAATATAGTGGAAACTACACTGCCCCATCAACACTTTTGTTTCCTAATCTTCCCAATTTTACAGACATTGATTCTGCAACCAATTTCACAGAGCGCCTAGCAAGGACCATCCAGTAG
- the LOC100240827 gene encoding laccase-14, with the protein MELIKKKKILLLELLGFLILNVLTFCMAAKHIATVDWIVKETSYTRLCSTKKILTVNGLFPGPPMYMRRGDRLNINVRNKGKYNVTIHWHGVKQLRNPWSDGPNYVTQCPIKPGANFTYEIVLSNEEGTLWWHAHSDWSRATVHGALIVLPQLGKSYPFAKPHKEFPIVLASWFKGDVMEIIETALESGAEPNKSDAFTINGQPGDLYNCSKQGTFKLVVDYGKTYLLRIINSIMNEEMFFMVAKHSLTVVGTDGAYIKPIKTSYIMITPGQTMDVLITANQAPSHYYIASRAYAGVVYDNTTTTAIVQYSGKYTAPSTPSFPNLPNYTDTNAVTNFTRRLRALATKDYPVDVPQHVDTRMYITISVNTLPCDDNSCDGPNGSRVSASLNNISFVEPSIDVLQAYYKRIKHVYESDFPNEPPYYFNFTGDNLPDTLLTPDQGTKAKVLDYNSTVEIVFQGTNVQNAAENHPMHLHGYSFYLVGYGFGNFNKKTDRKKFNLVDPPEVNTIGVPTNGWAAIRFRADNPGVWFMHCHLERHSSWGMDTVLIVKNGRTRLSSMLPPPRQLNPC; encoded by the exons ATGGAgttaataaagaagaagaagatctTGCTGTTAGAGCTTCTAGGGTTTCTGATATTGAATGTGCTCACATTCTGCATGGCTGCCAAGCATATCGCTACTGTTGATTGGATT GTCAAGGAAACTTCATACACTCGGCTGTGCAGCACCAAGAAGATCCTGACTGTAAATGGACTATTTCCTGGGCCACCTATGTATATGCGCAGGGGAGATCGGCTCAACATAAATGTTCGAAATAAAGGAAAGTACAATGTCACCATTCACTG GCATGGAGTGAAGCAACTCAGGAATCCATGGTCGGATGGACCAAACTACGTGACACAGTGCCCAATCAAACCAGGAGCAAATTTCACTTATGAAATCGTTTTGTCAAACGAGGAAGGAACCCTTTGGTGGCATGCCCACAGCGACTGGTCCCGCGCCACTGTCCATGGCGCACTCATTGTTCTCCCTCAACTTGGAAAAAGTTATCCATTTGCCAAGCCTCATAAAGAATTTCCCATTGTTTTAG CATCATGGTTCAAGGGGGACGTGATGGAGATCATTGAAACTGCTCTTGAAAGTGGTGCGGAACCCAATAAATCGGACGCTTTCACCATTAATGGTCAACCAGGAGATCTATACAATTGTTCAAAACAAG GGACGTTCAAACTGGTGGTTGATTATGGGAAAACTTATCTTCTTCGCATCATCAATTCTATTATGAACGAGGAAATGTTCTTCATGGTTGCTAAGCATAGCCTGACTGTTGTTGGTACAGATGGGGCTTATATTAAACCCATAAAAACAAGCTATATCATGATAACCCCGGGACAGACAATGGATGTCCTTATCACAGCAAATCAGGCTCCTAGTCACTACTATATAGCATCCAGGGCATATGCTGGGGTAGTGTATGATAATACTACCACAACTGCAATAGTGCAATATAGTGGAAAATACACTGCCCCATCAACACCTTCATTTCCCAATCTTCCCAATTACACTGACACCAACGCAGTAACAAATTTTACTAGGCGCCTTAGGGCCCTAGCCACCAAAGACTACCCGGTAGATGTTCCACAACATGTTGATACCCGAATGTATATCACAATTTCTGTGAATACTTTGCCATGCGATGACAATTCATGTGATGGACCCAATGGCTCAAGGGTTTCTGCGAGCTTGAACAACATAAGTTTCGTGGAGCCATCAATTGATGTGTTACAAGCCTACTACAAGAGAATTAAGCATGTTTACGAATCCGATTTTCCGAATGAGCCCCCTTACTATTTCAACTTCACCGGGGACAACTTGCCGGACACTTTATTGACACCAGACCAGGGGACTAAGGCAAAAGTTTTGGATTATAATTCCACTGTGGAGATAGTGTTCCAAGGGACTAATGTGCAGAATGCAGCCGAGAATCATCCAATGCATTTGCATGGGTACAGCTTTTATCTAGTGGGATATGGTTTTGGGAACTTTAACAAGAAGACTGATCGGAAAAAATTCAATTTGGTTGATCCGCCGGAGGTCAATACCATTGGAGTACCCACGAATGGGTGGGCTGCCATCAGATTCAGAGCTGATAATCCAG GGGTATGGTTCATGCATTGTCATTTGGAAAGACATTCCAGCTGGGGCATGGACACCGTTCTAATTGTGAAGAATGGAAGGACCAGATTAAGTAGTATGCTGCCACCACCTCGTCAATTAAATCCTTGTTGA